A genomic segment from Aegilops tauschii subsp. strangulata cultivar AL8/78 chromosome 1, Aet v6.0, whole genome shotgun sequence encodes:
- the LOC109785249 gene encoding transcription termination factor MTERF8, chloroplastic isoform X2: protein MLSAGRRRLCLFPFPLRHFTAAVSTTTTTTTTTTSDAAAADPTVFYLESTCALSPAAAARAADSIRLASPESTAQADAVLDLLRRYGFTDAEISTTVRKFPIVLVSDPVKTLQPKLDFLASVGINAPLLPRLVSLSPVVLHRSIQDQLAPLFESLRELLGSNARVVTALRQMPFVVRCSPNSTLNLVLPALRDVHGLPPEDVSKLVAVHPGVIMQGPHRLAEIVQAVKDVGMEPGEPMFVNTFSIISKMKTPTLERKYALYQSLGFEKDNVALMLRRYPLMMAISEKKMKENVGFLVGKAGLSLEDIVAYPSMLVRSLESHRRRCAVLALLRKEGVCAATPKRDP, encoded by the coding sequence ATGCtgtccgccggccgccgccgtctctgcctcttccccttccctctcCGCCACTTCACTGCGGCCGtttccaccaccaccaccaccaccaccaccaccacctccgacGCTGCCGCTGCCGACCCCACTGTCTTCTACCTGGAATCCACCTGCGCGctctcccccgccgccgccgcccgcgctgcGGACTCCATCCGCCTCGCCTCCCCGGAGTCCACTGCGCAGGCCGACgccgtcctcgacctcctccgCCGGTATGGCTTCACCGACGCCGAGATATCCACCACCGTCCGCAAGTTCCCCATCGTCCTGGTCTCCGACCCCGTCAAGACACTCCAGCCCAAGCTCGACTTCCTCGCCTCCGTCGGCATCAACGCGCCGCTCCTCCCCAGGCTCGTCTCCCTCAGCCCCGTTGTCCTCCACCGCAGCATCCAGGACCAACTCGCCCCGCTCTTCGAATCTCTCCGCGAGCTCCTCGGCTCCAATGCCCGCGTCGTCACCGCGCTCCGCCAGATGCCGTTCGTTGTCCGCTGCAGCCCCAACAGTACCCTCAACCTCGTGCTCCCCGCACTAAGAGATGTCCACGGCTTGCCCCCGGAGGACGTCTCCAAGCTCGTCGCCGTCCACCCCGGCGTCATCATGCAGGGCCCCCACCGCTTGGCCGAGATCGTCCAGGCCGTCAAGGACGTTGGCATGGAACCCGGTGAGCCCATGTTCGTCAACACATTTTCCATCATTTCCAAGATGAAGACCCCCACACTGGAGAGGAAGTATGCACTCTACCAGAGCCTTGGCTTCGAGAAGGACAATGTTGCCTTAATGTTGCGGCGGTACCCACTCATGATGGCTATCTCAGAgaagaagatgaaggaaaatgtcGGATTCTTGGTCGGAAAGGCGGGTCTGAGCCTGGAAGATATCGTGGCCTATCCGAGCATGCTGGTGCGGAGCTTGGAGAGCCATCGCAGGAGGTGTGCGGTGCTCGCAC